In the genome of Vicia villosa cultivar HV-30 ecotype Madison, WI linkage group LG7, Vvil1.0, whole genome shotgun sequence, one region contains:
- the LOC131618821 gene encoding uncharacterized protein LOC131618821 — protein sequence MAPDRDAPPENSQENSQERDAQERDATDTNAPPDTEAKEVARGITIMKGIVRHRDQGLVYRLDWNSDKQAIGPNSAKLTSYIGTLVRMHIPVSTAKWNLKSEELDAKKKAIWDELQRTFEIPDDRKRYILSLAGKRYRGWKAFLTNTYLKDKDGNFLEEAPGRPKKYEIFIGEKDWAEFVNQRDEDFRKRSATNSVSLPRLLSSHAQRWPEKTFPISDRFAAVPSPESSRVSHQTLKNTSQIDMGKRNLNMKLVQSRTKGESKESGCDEDAKKAEV from the exons atggctccggatagagatgctccacctgaaaactcacaagaaaactcacaagaaagagatgctcaagaaagagatgccacagatacaaatgctccacctgatactgaagcaaaagaagttgcacgaggcatcactattatgaagggaatcgttcgacatagagaccaaggattagtataccgtttggattggaattctgataaacaagcaattggtcctaattctgcaaagttgaccagctatattggtacacttgttcgtatgcatattccggtctccacagctaaatggaatctgaaaagcgaagagttggatgcgaaaaaaaaagcgatttgggacgagcttcag aggacttttgagataccagatgatcgtaaacgctacatacttagtttggccggcaaaagatatagagggtggaaagcctttttgacaaacacctatcttaaggataaagatggaaactttcttgaagaggcaccgggacggccaaaaaagtatgagatcttcattggtgaaaaagattgggctgagtttgtaaatcaaagagatgaagattttcggaaaaggagtgccacgaatagt GTTTCTCTCCCTCGCTTACTCTCATCTCACGCACAGCGGTGGCCGGAGAAAACCTTCCCTATCTCCGATCGTTTCGCCGCCGTTCCTTCTCCAGAATCCTCTCGAGTCTCACACCAAACACTCAAAAACACGTCTCAAATCGACATGGGAAAACGAAACCTAAACATGAAATTGGTACAATCAAGAACAAAAGGAGAATCGAAGGAATCAGGATGCGACGAAGACGCTAAAAAGGCCGAAGTTTAA